A region from the Tachyglossus aculeatus isolate mTacAcu1 chromosome X2, mTacAcu1.pri, whole genome shotgun sequence genome encodes:
- the SMIM13 gene encoding small integral membrane protein 13 isoform X1 produces MWQSIGLTLLVIVATLLCVLLFMLCGWYVVWHLFLSKFKFLRELIGDTGSQQGDNEPSESEAEQDIPATPQRARPKSVRQRRTPAEEAT; encoded by the exons ATGTGGCAGAGCATCGGGCTGACCCTGCTGGTCATCGTGGCCACGCTGCTGTGCGTCCTCCTCTTCATGCTGTGCG GTTGGTATGTCGTTTGGCATCTGTTTTTGTCCAAATTCAAGTTCCTCAGAGAGCTCATAGGAGACACGGGATCCCAGCAGGGAGATAATGAGCCTTCAGAATCTGAAGCAGAACAGGACATCCCAGCTACTCCCCAGAGGGCTAGGCCCAAATCCGTCCGGCAGCGGAGAACCCCTGCAGAAGAAGCAACCTAA